From the Gadus chalcogrammus isolate NIFS_2021 chromosome 15, NIFS_Gcha_1.0, whole genome shotgun sequence genome, one window contains:
- the mark1 gene encoding serine/threonine-protein kinase MARK1 isoform X5, with amino-acid sequence MSTRTPLPTVNERDTENHSSDGFVEPPVPPTKSASRHSLPRCRNSLTSTEEHPHIGNYRLLKTIGKGNFAKVKLARHVLTGREVAVKIIDKTQLNPTSLQKLFREVRIMKILNHPNIVKLFEVIETEKTLYLVMEYASGGEVFDYLVAHGRMKEKEARAKFRQIVSAVQYCHQRRIVHRDLKAENLLLDADMNIKIADFGFSNEFTLGSKLDTFCGSPPYAAPELFQGKKYDGPEVDVWSLGVILYTLVSGSLPFDGQNLKELRERVLRGKYRIPFYMSTDCENLLKKLLVLNPVKRGSLEQIMKDHWMNVGHEEEELKPYTEPETDFNDGARIELMITMGFPKDEITESLLGQKYDDVMATYLLLGRKAPEFEGSEPLAAGVLGQRQRPNSDINNSSSVSPAHPKVTRSISANQKQRRYSDHVGPSVPPAAAYSKRGQALSVESDHREEWDGARRLELNTSKGDVPASPLGVQERKKTTSAVGTNGSMTRRNTYVCERSSTDRYSAAIPNGKDSSLTEVSGSTPSTAPSSTRPRHTKSMSASGHPSKSTLPPIEDNTELKASSSPRGPSSSPSAHSISTPEKNRFPRGTTSRSTFHGAQLRDRRSATYNGPPASPTLSHDTGALAQQRRGTSTGIIGKITSKFVRRVPSEGEASARSETPRSASGDSKDEAGRDSKPRSLRFTWSMKTTSSMEPADMMREIRKVLDANSCDYEQRERFLLFCVHGDARQDNLVQWEMEVCKLPRLSLNGVRFKRISGTSIAFKNIACKIANELKL; translated from the exons ATGTCGACTAGAACGCCATTGCCGACTGTGAATGAACGTGATACTGAGAAT CACTCGTCGGACGGCTTCGTGGAGCCCCCCGTCCCGCCCACCAAGTCGGCCAGCCGCCACAGCCTGCCGCGATGCCGAAACTCCCTGACCTCCACCGAGGAGCACCCCCACATCGGCAACTACCGGCTCCTCAAGACCATCGGCAAGGGGAACTTCGCCAAGGTCAAGCTCGCGCGGCACGTCCTCACAGGCCGAGAG gtggctGTGAAGATCATAGACAAGACCCAGCTGAACCCCACTAGTCTACAGAAG CTGTTCAGGGAAGTCCGAATAATGAAGATACTGAATCATCCAAACATCG TGAAGTTGTTTGAAGTGATTGAGACGGAGAAGACTCTGTACTTGGTGATGGAGTACGCCAGCGGCG GAGAGGTATTTGACTACTTGGTGGCCCACGGACGGATGAAAGAGAAGGAAGCCAGGGCCAAGTTCCGACAG ATTGTGTCTGCAGTGCAGTACTGTCACCAGAGGAGGATCGTGCACAGGGATCTGAAG gcAGAGAACCTGCTTCTCGACGCCGACATGAACATCAAGATCGCGGACTTCGGCTTCAGCAACGAGTTCACGCTGGGCAGCAAGCTGGACACCTTCTGCGGCTCCCCCCCCTACGCCGCCCCGGAGCTCTTCCAGGGGAAGAAGTACGACGGGCCCGAGGTGGACGTCTGGAGCCTGGGGGTCATCCTGTACACGCTGGTCAGCGGCTCGCTGCCCTTCGACGGGCAGAACCTCAAG gaGCTGAGGGAAAGGGTCCTGAGGGGGAAGTATCGCATCCCTTTCTACATGTCCACCGACTGTGAAAACCTGCTGAAGAAACTGCTGGTGCTCAACCCCGTCAAGAGAGGCAGTTTAGAG CAAATCATGAAAGACCACTGGATGAACGTGGGccacgaggaagaggagctgaAGCCCTACACGGAGCCCGAGACCGACTTCAACGACGGAGCAAGGATAG AGCTGATGATAACCATGGGCTTCCCTAAAGATGAGATCACCGAGTCTCTGCTGGGCCAGAAgtatgatgatgtcatggccaCCTACCTTCTGCTTGGCCGGAAAGCTCCAGAG TTCGAGGGCAGCGAGCCCCTGGCTGCCGGCGTGCTTGGTCAGCGCCAGCGGCCCAACAGCGACATCAACAACAGCTCCAGCGTCTCGCCCGCCCACCCCAAGGTCACGCGCAGCATCTCGGCCAATCAGAAGCAGCGGCGCTACAGCGATCATG TGGGTCCGTCCGTGCCCCCGGCGGCGGCCTACTCGAAGCGCGGCCAGGCGCTGAGCGTGGAGAGCGACCACCGGGAGGAGTGGGACGGGGCGCGCCGGCTGGAGCTCAACACCTCCAAGGGCGACGTCCCCGCCTCACCACTAGGGGtgcaggagaggaagaagaccaCCAGCGCCGTCGGG ACAAATGGCTCGATGACGAGGAGGAacacgtatgtgtgtgagagatccTCCACTGACCGCTACTCTGCCGCCATCCCCAATGGCAAGGACAgcag tcTGACGGAGGTTTCTGGAAGCACCCCATCAACCGCTCCCAGTTCCACGCGTCCCCGTCACACCAAGTCCATGTCTGCGTCGGGGCACCCCTCCAAGAGCACCCTGCCCCCCATAGAGGACAACACCGAGCTCAAGGCCAG CTCCTCACCGCGGGGCCCCTCCAGCTCCCCGTCGGCCCACAGCATCAGCACCCCGGAGAAGAACCGCTTCCCGCGCGGCACCACCAGCCGCAGCACCTTCCACGGGGCCCAGCTCCGGGACCGCCGCAGCGCCACCTACAACGGGCCCCCGGCCTCGCCCACCCTCTCCCACGACACGGGGGCCCTCGCCCAGCAGCGCAGGGGCACCTCCACCGGCATCATCGGCAAGATCACCTCCAAGTTCGTGCGCAG GGTGCCTAGTGAGGGAGAGGCGAGTGCCAGGAGTGAAACACCGAG aaGTGCGTCGGGGGACAGTAAGGACGAGGCGGGCCGGGACTCCAAGCCGCGCTCGCTGCGCTTCACCTGGAGTATGAAGACCACGTCCTCCATGGAGCCCGCCGACATGATGCGGGAGATCCGCAAGGTGCTGGACGCCAACAGCTGCGACTACGAGCAGCGCGAGCGCTTCCTGCTGTTCTGCGTGCACGGCGACGCGCGCCAGGACAACCTGGTGCAGTGGGAGATGGAGGTGTGCAAGCTGCCCCGCCTCTCGCTCAACGGCGTGCGCTTCAAGCGGATATCGGGCACGTCCATCGCCTTCAAGAACATCGCCTGCAAAATCGCCAACGAGCTCAAACTGTGA
- the mark1 gene encoding serine/threonine-protein kinase MARK1 isoform X1 encodes MSTRTPLPTVNERDTENHSSDGFVEPPVPPTKSASRHSLPRCRNSLTSTEEHPHIGNYRLLKTIGKGNFAKVKLARHVLTGREVAVKIIDKTQLNPTSLQKLFREVRIMKILNHPNIVKLFEVIETEKTLYLVMEYASGGEVFDYLVAHGRMKEKEARAKFRQIVSAVQYCHQRRIVHRDLKAENLLLDADMNIKIADFGFSNEFTLGSKLDTFCGSPPYAAPELFQGKKYDGPEVDVWSLGVILYTLVSGSLPFDGQNLKELRERVLRGKYRIPFYMSTDCENLLKKLLVLNPVKRGSLEHPVHSSLFNLKTSSTCIPPPPPPPQIMKDHWMNVGHEEEELKPYTEPETDFNDGARIELMITMGFPKDEITESLLGQKYDDVMATYLLLGRKAPEFEGSEPLAAGVLGQRQRPNSDINNSSSVSPAHPKVTRSISANQKQRRYSDHVGPSVPPAAAYSKRGQALSVESDHREEWDGARRLELNTSKGDVPASPLGVQERKKTTSAVGTNGSMTRRNTYVCERSSTDRYSAAIPNGKDSSLTEVSGSTPSTAPSSTRPRHTKSMSASGHPSKSTLPPIEDNTELKASSSPRGPSSSPSAHSISTPEKNRFPRGTTSRSTFHGAQLRDRRSATYNGPPASPTLSHDTGALAQQRRGTSTGIIGKITSKFVRRALSFRSTPRVPSEGEASARSETPRSASGDSKDEAGRDSKPRSLRFTWSMKTTSSMEPADMMREIRKVLDANSCDYEQRERFLLFCVHGDARQDNLVQWEMEVCKLPRLSLNGVRFKRISGTSIAFKNIACKIANELKL; translated from the exons ATGTCGACTAGAACGCCATTGCCGACTGTGAATGAACGTGATACTGAGAAT CACTCGTCGGACGGCTTCGTGGAGCCCCCCGTCCCGCCCACCAAGTCGGCCAGCCGCCACAGCCTGCCGCGATGCCGAAACTCCCTGACCTCCACCGAGGAGCACCCCCACATCGGCAACTACCGGCTCCTCAAGACCATCGGCAAGGGGAACTTCGCCAAGGTCAAGCTCGCGCGGCACGTCCTCACAGGCCGAGAG gtggctGTGAAGATCATAGACAAGACCCAGCTGAACCCCACTAGTCTACAGAAG CTGTTCAGGGAAGTCCGAATAATGAAGATACTGAATCATCCAAACATCG TGAAGTTGTTTGAAGTGATTGAGACGGAGAAGACTCTGTACTTGGTGATGGAGTACGCCAGCGGCG GAGAGGTATTTGACTACTTGGTGGCCCACGGACGGATGAAAGAGAAGGAAGCCAGGGCCAAGTTCCGACAG ATTGTGTCTGCAGTGCAGTACTGTCACCAGAGGAGGATCGTGCACAGGGATCTGAAG gcAGAGAACCTGCTTCTCGACGCCGACATGAACATCAAGATCGCGGACTTCGGCTTCAGCAACGAGTTCACGCTGGGCAGCAAGCTGGACACCTTCTGCGGCTCCCCCCCCTACGCCGCCCCGGAGCTCTTCCAGGGGAAGAAGTACGACGGGCCCGAGGTGGACGTCTGGAGCCTGGGGGTCATCCTGTACACGCTGGTCAGCGGCTCGCTGCCCTTCGACGGGCAGAACCTCAAG gaGCTGAGGGAAAGGGTCCTGAGGGGGAAGTATCGCATCCCTTTCTACATGTCCACCGACTGTGAAAACCTGCTGAAGAAACTGCTGGTGCTCAACCCCGTCAAGAGAGGCAGTTTAGAG CATCCAGTCCACTCTTCTCTGTTTAACCTCAAAACATCCAGTACATgtatacctccaccaccaccaccaccg CAAATCATGAAAGACCACTGGATGAACGTGGGccacgaggaagaggagctgaAGCCCTACACGGAGCCCGAGACCGACTTCAACGACGGAGCAAGGATAG AGCTGATGATAACCATGGGCTTCCCTAAAGATGAGATCACCGAGTCTCTGCTGGGCCAGAAgtatgatgatgtcatggccaCCTACCTTCTGCTTGGCCGGAAAGCTCCAGAG TTCGAGGGCAGCGAGCCCCTGGCTGCCGGCGTGCTTGGTCAGCGCCAGCGGCCCAACAGCGACATCAACAACAGCTCCAGCGTCTCGCCCGCCCACCCCAAGGTCACGCGCAGCATCTCGGCCAATCAGAAGCAGCGGCGCTACAGCGATCATG TGGGTCCGTCCGTGCCCCCGGCGGCGGCCTACTCGAAGCGCGGCCAGGCGCTGAGCGTGGAGAGCGACCACCGGGAGGAGTGGGACGGGGCGCGCCGGCTGGAGCTCAACACCTCCAAGGGCGACGTCCCCGCCTCACCACTAGGGGtgcaggagaggaagaagaccaCCAGCGCCGTCGGG ACAAATGGCTCGATGACGAGGAGGAacacgtatgtgtgtgagagatccTCCACTGACCGCTACTCTGCCGCCATCCCCAATGGCAAGGACAgcag tcTGACGGAGGTTTCTGGAAGCACCCCATCAACCGCTCCCAGTTCCACGCGTCCCCGTCACACCAAGTCCATGTCTGCGTCGGGGCACCCCTCCAAGAGCACCCTGCCCCCCATAGAGGACAACACCGAGCTCAAGGCCAG CTCCTCACCGCGGGGCCCCTCCAGCTCCCCGTCGGCCCACAGCATCAGCACCCCGGAGAAGAACCGCTTCCCGCGCGGCACCACCAGCCGCAGCACCTTCCACGGGGCCCAGCTCCGGGACCGCCGCAGCGCCACCTACAACGGGCCCCCGGCCTCGCCCACCCTCTCCCACGACACGGGGGCCCTCGCCCAGCAGCGCAGGGGCACCTCCACCGGCATCATCGGCAAGATCACCTCCAAGTTCGTGCGCAG AGCTCTGTCTTTCAGGTCCACCCCCAG GGTGCCTAGTGAGGGAGAGGCGAGTGCCAGGAGTGAAACACCGAG aaGTGCGTCGGGGGACAGTAAGGACGAGGCGGGCCGGGACTCCAAGCCGCGCTCGCTGCGCTTCACCTGGAGTATGAAGACCACGTCCTCCATGGAGCCCGCCGACATGATGCGGGAGATCCGCAAGGTGCTGGACGCCAACAGCTGCGACTACGAGCAGCGCGAGCGCTTCCTGCTGTTCTGCGTGCACGGCGACGCGCGCCAGGACAACCTGGTGCAGTGGGAGATGGAGGTGTGCAAGCTGCCCCGCCTCTCGCTCAACGGCGTGCGCTTCAAGCGGATATCGGGCACGTCCATCGCCTTCAAGAACATCGCCTGCAAAATCGCCAACGAGCTCAAACTGTGA
- the mark1 gene encoding serine/threonine-protein kinase MARK1 isoform X2 — translation MSTRTPLPTVNERDTENHSSDGFVEPPVPPTKSASRHSLPRCRNSLTSTEEHPHIGNYRLLKTIGKGNFAKVKLARHVLTGREVAVKIIDKTQLNPTSLQKLFREVRIMKILNHPNIVKLFEVIETEKTLYLVMEYASGGEVFDYLVAHGRMKEKEARAKFRQIVSAVQYCHQRRIVHRDLKAENLLLDADMNIKIADFGFSNEFTLGSKLDTFCGSPPYAAPELFQGKKYDGPEVDVWSLGVILYTLVSGSLPFDGQNLKELRERVLRGKYRIPFYMSTDCENLLKKLLVLNPVKRGSLEHPVHSSLFNLKTSSTCIPPPPPPPQIMKDHWMNVGHEEEELKPYTEPETDFNDGARIELMITMGFPKDEITESLLGQKYDDVMATYLLLGRKAPEFEGSEPLAAGVLGQRQRPNSDINNSSSVSPAHPKVTRSISANQKQRRYSDHVGPSVPPAAAYSKRGQALSVESDHREEWDGARRLELNTSKGDVPASPLGVQERKKTTSAVGTNGSMTRRNTYVCERSSTDRYSAAIPNGKDSSLTEVSGSTPSTAPSSTRPRHTKSMSASGHPSKSTLPPIEDNTELKASSSPRGPSSSPSAHSISTPEKNRFPRGTTSRSTFHGAQLRDRRSATYNGPPASPTLSHDTGALAQQRRGTSTGIIGKITSKFVRRVPSEGEASARSETPRSASGDSKDEAGRDSKPRSLRFTWSMKTTSSMEPADMMREIRKVLDANSCDYEQRERFLLFCVHGDARQDNLVQWEMEVCKLPRLSLNGVRFKRISGTSIAFKNIACKIANELKL, via the exons ATGTCGACTAGAACGCCATTGCCGACTGTGAATGAACGTGATACTGAGAAT CACTCGTCGGACGGCTTCGTGGAGCCCCCCGTCCCGCCCACCAAGTCGGCCAGCCGCCACAGCCTGCCGCGATGCCGAAACTCCCTGACCTCCACCGAGGAGCACCCCCACATCGGCAACTACCGGCTCCTCAAGACCATCGGCAAGGGGAACTTCGCCAAGGTCAAGCTCGCGCGGCACGTCCTCACAGGCCGAGAG gtggctGTGAAGATCATAGACAAGACCCAGCTGAACCCCACTAGTCTACAGAAG CTGTTCAGGGAAGTCCGAATAATGAAGATACTGAATCATCCAAACATCG TGAAGTTGTTTGAAGTGATTGAGACGGAGAAGACTCTGTACTTGGTGATGGAGTACGCCAGCGGCG GAGAGGTATTTGACTACTTGGTGGCCCACGGACGGATGAAAGAGAAGGAAGCCAGGGCCAAGTTCCGACAG ATTGTGTCTGCAGTGCAGTACTGTCACCAGAGGAGGATCGTGCACAGGGATCTGAAG gcAGAGAACCTGCTTCTCGACGCCGACATGAACATCAAGATCGCGGACTTCGGCTTCAGCAACGAGTTCACGCTGGGCAGCAAGCTGGACACCTTCTGCGGCTCCCCCCCCTACGCCGCCCCGGAGCTCTTCCAGGGGAAGAAGTACGACGGGCCCGAGGTGGACGTCTGGAGCCTGGGGGTCATCCTGTACACGCTGGTCAGCGGCTCGCTGCCCTTCGACGGGCAGAACCTCAAG gaGCTGAGGGAAAGGGTCCTGAGGGGGAAGTATCGCATCCCTTTCTACATGTCCACCGACTGTGAAAACCTGCTGAAGAAACTGCTGGTGCTCAACCCCGTCAAGAGAGGCAGTTTAGAG CATCCAGTCCACTCTTCTCTGTTTAACCTCAAAACATCCAGTACATgtatacctccaccaccaccaccaccg CAAATCATGAAAGACCACTGGATGAACGTGGGccacgaggaagaggagctgaAGCCCTACACGGAGCCCGAGACCGACTTCAACGACGGAGCAAGGATAG AGCTGATGATAACCATGGGCTTCCCTAAAGATGAGATCACCGAGTCTCTGCTGGGCCAGAAgtatgatgatgtcatggccaCCTACCTTCTGCTTGGCCGGAAAGCTCCAGAG TTCGAGGGCAGCGAGCCCCTGGCTGCCGGCGTGCTTGGTCAGCGCCAGCGGCCCAACAGCGACATCAACAACAGCTCCAGCGTCTCGCCCGCCCACCCCAAGGTCACGCGCAGCATCTCGGCCAATCAGAAGCAGCGGCGCTACAGCGATCATG TGGGTCCGTCCGTGCCCCCGGCGGCGGCCTACTCGAAGCGCGGCCAGGCGCTGAGCGTGGAGAGCGACCACCGGGAGGAGTGGGACGGGGCGCGCCGGCTGGAGCTCAACACCTCCAAGGGCGACGTCCCCGCCTCACCACTAGGGGtgcaggagaggaagaagaccaCCAGCGCCGTCGGG ACAAATGGCTCGATGACGAGGAGGAacacgtatgtgtgtgagagatccTCCACTGACCGCTACTCTGCCGCCATCCCCAATGGCAAGGACAgcag tcTGACGGAGGTTTCTGGAAGCACCCCATCAACCGCTCCCAGTTCCACGCGTCCCCGTCACACCAAGTCCATGTCTGCGTCGGGGCACCCCTCCAAGAGCACCCTGCCCCCCATAGAGGACAACACCGAGCTCAAGGCCAG CTCCTCACCGCGGGGCCCCTCCAGCTCCCCGTCGGCCCACAGCATCAGCACCCCGGAGAAGAACCGCTTCCCGCGCGGCACCACCAGCCGCAGCACCTTCCACGGGGCCCAGCTCCGGGACCGCCGCAGCGCCACCTACAACGGGCCCCCGGCCTCGCCCACCCTCTCCCACGACACGGGGGCCCTCGCCCAGCAGCGCAGGGGCACCTCCACCGGCATCATCGGCAAGATCACCTCCAAGTTCGTGCGCAG GGTGCCTAGTGAGGGAGAGGCGAGTGCCAGGAGTGAAACACCGAG aaGTGCGTCGGGGGACAGTAAGGACGAGGCGGGCCGGGACTCCAAGCCGCGCTCGCTGCGCTTCACCTGGAGTATGAAGACCACGTCCTCCATGGAGCCCGCCGACATGATGCGGGAGATCCGCAAGGTGCTGGACGCCAACAGCTGCGACTACGAGCAGCGCGAGCGCTTCCTGCTGTTCTGCGTGCACGGCGACGCGCGCCAGGACAACCTGGTGCAGTGGGAGATGGAGGTGTGCAAGCTGCCCCGCCTCTCGCTCAACGGCGTGCGCTTCAAGCGGATATCGGGCACGTCCATCGCCTTCAAGAACATCGCCTGCAAAATCGCCAACGAGCTCAAACTGTGA
- the mark1 gene encoding serine/threonine-protein kinase MARK1 isoform X3, producing the protein MSTRTPLPTVNERDTENHSSDGFVEPPVPPTKSASRHSLPRCRNSLTSTEEHPHIGNYRLLKTIGKGNFAKVKLARHVLTGREVAVKIIDKTQLNPTSLQKLFREVRIMKILNHPNIVKLFEVIETEKTLYLVMEYASGGEVFDYLVAHGRMKEKEARAKFRQIVSAVQYCHQRRIVHRDLKAENLLLDADMNIKIADFGFSNEFTLGSKLDTFCGSPPYAAPELFQGKKYDGPEVDVWSLGVILYTLVSGSLPFDGQNLKELRERVLRGKYRIPFYMSTDCENLLKKLLVLNPVKRGSLEHPVHSSLFNLKTSSTCIPPPPPPPQIMKDHWMNVGHEEEELKPYTEPETDFNDGARIELMITMGFPKDEITESLLGQKYDDVMATYLLLGRKAPEFEGSEPLAAGVLGQRQRPNSDINNSSSVSPAHPKVTRSISANQKQRRYSDHVGPSVPPAAAYSKRGQALSVESDHREEWDGARRLELNTSKGDVPASPLGVQERKKTTSAVGTNGSMTRRNTYVCERSSTDRYSAAIPNGKDSSLTEVSGSTPSTAPSSTRPRHTKSMSASGHPSKSTLPPIEDNTELKASSSPRGPSSSPSAHSISTPEKNRFPRGTTSRSTFHGAQLRDRRSATYNGPPASPTLSHDTGALAQQRRGTSTGIIGKITSKFVRRVPSEGEASARSETPSASGDSKDEAGRDSKPRSLRFTWSMKTTSSMEPADMMREIRKVLDANSCDYEQRERFLLFCVHGDARQDNLVQWEMEVCKLPRLSLNGVRFKRISGTSIAFKNIACKIANELKL; encoded by the exons ATGTCGACTAGAACGCCATTGCCGACTGTGAATGAACGTGATACTGAGAAT CACTCGTCGGACGGCTTCGTGGAGCCCCCCGTCCCGCCCACCAAGTCGGCCAGCCGCCACAGCCTGCCGCGATGCCGAAACTCCCTGACCTCCACCGAGGAGCACCCCCACATCGGCAACTACCGGCTCCTCAAGACCATCGGCAAGGGGAACTTCGCCAAGGTCAAGCTCGCGCGGCACGTCCTCACAGGCCGAGAG gtggctGTGAAGATCATAGACAAGACCCAGCTGAACCCCACTAGTCTACAGAAG CTGTTCAGGGAAGTCCGAATAATGAAGATACTGAATCATCCAAACATCG TGAAGTTGTTTGAAGTGATTGAGACGGAGAAGACTCTGTACTTGGTGATGGAGTACGCCAGCGGCG GAGAGGTATTTGACTACTTGGTGGCCCACGGACGGATGAAAGAGAAGGAAGCCAGGGCCAAGTTCCGACAG ATTGTGTCTGCAGTGCAGTACTGTCACCAGAGGAGGATCGTGCACAGGGATCTGAAG gcAGAGAACCTGCTTCTCGACGCCGACATGAACATCAAGATCGCGGACTTCGGCTTCAGCAACGAGTTCACGCTGGGCAGCAAGCTGGACACCTTCTGCGGCTCCCCCCCCTACGCCGCCCCGGAGCTCTTCCAGGGGAAGAAGTACGACGGGCCCGAGGTGGACGTCTGGAGCCTGGGGGTCATCCTGTACACGCTGGTCAGCGGCTCGCTGCCCTTCGACGGGCAGAACCTCAAG gaGCTGAGGGAAAGGGTCCTGAGGGGGAAGTATCGCATCCCTTTCTACATGTCCACCGACTGTGAAAACCTGCTGAAGAAACTGCTGGTGCTCAACCCCGTCAAGAGAGGCAGTTTAGAG CATCCAGTCCACTCTTCTCTGTTTAACCTCAAAACATCCAGTACATgtatacctccaccaccaccaccaccg CAAATCATGAAAGACCACTGGATGAACGTGGGccacgaggaagaggagctgaAGCCCTACACGGAGCCCGAGACCGACTTCAACGACGGAGCAAGGATAG AGCTGATGATAACCATGGGCTTCCCTAAAGATGAGATCACCGAGTCTCTGCTGGGCCAGAAgtatgatgatgtcatggccaCCTACCTTCTGCTTGGCCGGAAAGCTCCAGAG TTCGAGGGCAGCGAGCCCCTGGCTGCCGGCGTGCTTGGTCAGCGCCAGCGGCCCAACAGCGACATCAACAACAGCTCCAGCGTCTCGCCCGCCCACCCCAAGGTCACGCGCAGCATCTCGGCCAATCAGAAGCAGCGGCGCTACAGCGATCATG TGGGTCCGTCCGTGCCCCCGGCGGCGGCCTACTCGAAGCGCGGCCAGGCGCTGAGCGTGGAGAGCGACCACCGGGAGGAGTGGGACGGGGCGCGCCGGCTGGAGCTCAACACCTCCAAGGGCGACGTCCCCGCCTCACCACTAGGGGtgcaggagaggaagaagaccaCCAGCGCCGTCGGG ACAAATGGCTCGATGACGAGGAGGAacacgtatgtgtgtgagagatccTCCACTGACCGCTACTCTGCCGCCATCCCCAATGGCAAGGACAgcag tcTGACGGAGGTTTCTGGAAGCACCCCATCAACCGCTCCCAGTTCCACGCGTCCCCGTCACACCAAGTCCATGTCTGCGTCGGGGCACCCCTCCAAGAGCACCCTGCCCCCCATAGAGGACAACACCGAGCTCAAGGCCAG CTCCTCACCGCGGGGCCCCTCCAGCTCCCCGTCGGCCCACAGCATCAGCACCCCGGAGAAGAACCGCTTCCCGCGCGGCACCACCAGCCGCAGCACCTTCCACGGGGCCCAGCTCCGGGACCGCCGCAGCGCCACCTACAACGGGCCCCCGGCCTCGCCCACCCTCTCCCACGACACGGGGGCCCTCGCCCAGCAGCGCAGGGGCACCTCCACCGGCATCATCGGCAAGATCACCTCCAAGTTCGTGCGCAG GGTGCCTAGTGAGGGAGAGGCGAGTGCCAGGAGTGAAACACCGAG TGCGTCGGGGGACAGTAAGGACGAGGCGGGCCGGGACTCCAAGCCGCGCTCGCTGCGCTTCACCTGGAGTATGAAGACCACGTCCTCCATGGAGCCCGCCGACATGATGCGGGAGATCCGCAAGGTGCTGGACGCCAACAGCTGCGACTACGAGCAGCGCGAGCGCTTCCTGCTGTTCTGCGTGCACGGCGACGCGCGCCAGGACAACCTGGTGCAGTGGGAGATGGAGGTGTGCAAGCTGCCCCGCCTCTCGCTCAACGGCGTGCGCTTCAAGCGGATATCGGGCACGTCCATCGCCTTCAAGAACATCGCCTGCAAAATCGCCAACGAGCTCAAACTGTGA